The Nicotiana tabacum cultivar K326 chromosome 1, ASM71507v2, whole genome shotgun sequence genome segment tgaactaataaatgaaaatagtataataacacaaaaacctttgaaatacaattttaatgatctaacagaatttaaaatacaCATACATGAATTATTAGACAATaaatacatacaagaaagtaatagtaaacacaCTAACCCAGCATTTATAGCAAATAAGCATAGCGAACAAAAACGAGGAAAAAGTCGTATGGTTTtagattatagaaatttaaatgcaaaaacaaaaacatataattatccgataccaaataaaatactaaaaatcagacaaatacaaggatataactatttcagtaaatttgactgtaaatcaggattttatcatttaaaactagaagacgaATCTAAAAAGCTAACAGCATTTACAGTACCACAAGGCTTTTACAAATGGAACGTGTGaccatttggatataaaaatgcaccaggtagataccaacattttatggataactactttaaccaattagaaaattgtataatatatatagatgatatactgttatattatagaacagagaacgaacatataaaactactagaaaaattcatacacattgtagaaatatcaggaattagtttaagtaaaaagaaagcagaagtaatgaaaaatcaaatagaattcttaggtatacaaatagataaaaatggaataaaaatgcaaactcatatagtacaaaaaataattaacttaaatgaaacacttgatacaaaaaagaaagtacaatcatttttaggattggttaaccaagtaagagaatatatccctaaattagcagaaaacttaaaaccattacagaaaaaattaaaaaaggatgtagaataccattttgacgaaaaagataaaatacatataaagaagatcaaaaatatgtgtaaaacgttaccaaaactatattttccagatgaaaaaaGACAGTTCACATACatagtagaaactgattctagtgatcacagctacggaggagttctaaaatataaatatgataatgaaaagattgaacaccattgtagatattattcaggatcatacacggaaccacaattaaaatgggagataaataggaaagaactatttggattatataagtgtttgttagcatttgagccatatatcgTTTATAACAAGTTTATTGtgagaacagataatacacaagtaaaatggtggataacacagaaagtacaagattcagtaactacgaaggaaataagaagacttgtattaaatatacagaattttacatttacaattgaagtaataagaACTGACaaaaatgttattgcagactacctatcaagacaaaggtacccaaacagatgaaagccaagaatcaaaagataTATTTGCAATCCTTACTACGCTATCTTTACATATGGatggtatgggaaaaagattacaacagctagagaAAAGCCAGtcaagtcagcagcatgactataaaaatgcggagctaagtcgatcggaagactctaaacttccagagttagaaggagacgttgggaaactccaaaaaacccataacataGTTggtttatatacagctgcaggtacaagtaAACAAGTTAACAAGAAGCCACATACCAATGTCAATTTAAACAACATATTTGATAAACCAATTACTCCGAAAAGGCCAAAAGAAACAATAGTTACGACaccacaaacttcaacctatgccAACAATctacaccaaaacaaaaagataTACAACCATATTACTCAGACCTATATtgaaaacatatacaaaattcaAACATTCCTAAACTTGAACCCCAGGGCAACTAATACAACAGATCCAACACAGGATTATATAACCCAAAAACTCCaaggatataataggcttattgCACAGCCAAAAACTAGAGCTAATTttgtaaaaacatgttacaactatGGATTACTTAGTACGGTATATACCTATGATGGGGAAGAGATAAGTGGAATACCAGGGTTATACAAAGCATTTATTACATTCAAAAGAATTACAAAAGGAaacttattttttataaaattctatacagcaccagctgagatactatatgatgaaataaaatcTATTATACAAGTTGTAAAAATAGGcttaacacgagatatgataataccagaaGAAATAGAACAACAACCAGAAATACCGAAAATTGAGATACCAGGATTTTATGCCAACAAAAGAATAATTGGAATAGAAACTATTATACAAGAGCTAGCCAACAATTATTTACAAGAAAATGCTATTTGGAGCTACTACTCAAGAGACCAGCTAATGATATATGCCAATTCAAgagaactacgacaaggagatatggatgaagtccaaaaatggattttatcattactAAAACCAGAGATACAGCCAACTACAAGAGCACTAAAGAAAGGATTTATTTCCAATGAATTATtgacaagatactgcaaactagtaggccACAAATACCCAGATCATATATGTTCAAAATGCAATGGAGAAGATAAccatgtaccagaagtccaactagaatgaagatATCAGCAAGAAGACAAATGAGGAAGACAGCTATTGAAAACAAATaatgtaaaaaagtcgtaaagtaaatagtaaagagtcattttcatgaacagtaaaggtcgttcatgaatagtaagagtcatgtaaaaaagtcgtaaagtaaatagtacgagtcatattcatgaacaataaaggtcgttcatgaagagtcatttgtaaacagtaagagtcaTTTCAATtttctatatataatttgtaATACGAAGAGAAGAGGACACACCTTCACCTTCTCTCTATTATCTTCTCTCTCTTATAAATATCTGAGTTATATACAAAGTCTCTTTCAACTATGGAACAATCAAACGAGTTACAAGAACAAgtaagtttattcataatcaCGTCTAACTAAActtttatattccttataatctcttgaatatcataactgtttatcatgttatagtactgttataaagaacatcttgagaaagtttgccatgtctaataatgctgagagtagttaagcccagactatgccatcctaaggtCGATACCGGTAGGCatggaagccgtttaggggagtagacaaagttgaggcgctgttagggaaAATGATTGAAGCaagaaaaacatggtagtgaccagaaaagattgttcggTATATCTTATTAAACCATGAtgaactctatgataaacaaagaggttagagggaatatgtttagtaaacacatgataagaatAATACGAAAAAACAATAATATCTTATGAACAACCCCACTTATTTACTAGATAACAATAATGATTACAAAATACTCATGTTATATACCTTGAACCAACTTAATAACGACATTAGGAgaaaaatttatgatattttaatttcttttgaaataatGAACATAATGGAACAAGGATATACAGAACTAATTCTATCAGAAGAAATAGATATCTTAGATTTATATGAACTAGACTTATATTCAGATTAATGATCAACTACGCATATATCAAGTTAATTCCGCTTATTACAAAATCAAGTTAATATCAAGTTAATTCTGCATTCCTGCCATAtacacttagaaatcctgctcttagaaATTCtgtatttagataccatgtcttagAATCTTATTTGCACTTACACTTAGTGTAAATTgctgattataaaagaggtaaatAGTTTCATAATTGATTATCCGGTTTaaaataactagtattaatctcTGCATTTGActagaacaacatgctcttaGGGTAAAAAAAATAATCTCCGAACTGTCTTTTGATAATTCTGAATAACTGTTGCATCTCGCTTTGCACCTAGgtaagccttaggtaattacttaaataaaactggaattaCCTTTGTctaattatcaactgttaaagTCAGTAGGTaaacctgattcggacttcttttctgagtcatgtaataaatctggttttGATGTTACCACTTAAACATCCCGCTTTAGGAatttaaattcagaccttaattgtgcATAAGTCATgatgtctatgtgcattatttgtggaggtatacatgagccttctaCTTGCTTATATCTTTCCCCCTCTAAGTGCAGTCTTATATGTCTTGTATGTCGCTTTAgtatttttgcctttaaacctaagGGTCTACCTAAAACCTCCTTCATATaggaataggagtcctaaattcctccgggactgataggaatgggacatgtaatagcatgcaatagagatcgagaccaaccctcgctttaattacctttggagggcgggaaagggtagatatggatatgatgaccggtgcactaatgCCATGTGTATCCCATTTTTTGAGGAGTgccataccgggtattgcattttgtgatccatattacaaacaaacctaggacaccccccctttacattcataagtaTGCTTTAGATTctaactcttttcaaaatttcgcctttcaataattgttttcaaacacttgtataTTTAAACTTAAATACCCTATCATTTGAGAcctacttgtttatttgctaagtGAACAAATTCACAAAAGTTGTCTGGCCgtgaaccacactagtggatcctgaggggtgcctaacaccttccccttaggataatttcaagcccttaccatatctttggttatcaaacatagtcgTAGATTAACCTTATGGATGctctaacacaccttaaaatcgttaggtggcgactcttcaaaaaatgcaaaccccgttcccaaaaggaatgagttgtcatgaacccgatttccgCGGAAGGGGAAAAAGGGGCCGCGACAAGAAGGTCTTTTCAACCTAGAAgagaattttagagtatcggtctatcgtctttgaggtaagtatcttgcctaaccttgtatgggggacttccccttaggattttagtcttctatgttgattgtagttcatgtacgcgaggtgacgagtgtgtcttcggacttatttgtgggaaattggCCTTGTAGGTTGTCTTTATATTAAGTGTGTATGAATGTGTTCTTGACATGACTGattttcctatttactagtttcacctctacattcttaattagaattaattgcttcatgattcactcttattgcctaattGAATCCTATTTGATTTAACTGAAGAATTTAGCCTCTtgtattgtcatgctatcttttcatagcTGCTTGTCTTATTTGAGAATTATTATTTTCCCTCCtgaaattgtttagtcttaagtgAAGCTAATACCATCTTTCCTTAAATTGAATTATCGAATATCCTCGAAATTGTCCAACattaaaaggagtttagataacctatatctttgTGACTTGCCCTTATTTGGGACTATTTGAATCGTGTTGATTTTCTTGTTATTGTCTTGTATATTATTGGATCGTTGCTACATGTTAGTTTTCCCGTTGTTGAACTATTCCCTTTATGCCAGCATTCTTTTCTGTGGTTATTCCTCGTGTGCTGGTTCTACAGTTTCCTTGTGATTTATAGTCCTTAAGTTAATTTACTTGTTttaccttgtattattgtcattgttgttgttatatatatatatattgcggtGATGTACGAGTTTTCTGTTGTGCTATAAccattgtttctgttggttgtgctgtgtatttactttgggactacagaacggtattctgggagatctcgctgcatgtttactttgggattacagatcagtattctgggagatccccataCACATTTATAATTGGGACTACAAGACGATATCCTAGGATATCCCCTTGTActgaatatttactttgggactacggatcggtattctgggATATACCCCTACATATTTTGTGCTTTAGGCTTCACATAGTGATTCAGGTGTTTATGGGTCTCAAAGTACCCGTACCGCATAATTCCCATAGCCACATTAGCAGCGAGATTGCTTTAAGTGTGGAGATACTAGCCACATTGTGAGGGATTTCTCCAGATTTCGGGCAAGTGTGTCACAGTGAGGTATTCACGTGAGTaaagggcgcccaagaggggaaggccccgCCCGCTGATGTGTTCATATAGTAGGCTTATGGACGCTATGCCTAATGATGTCATTCAGGTATAATTTTGATTTTCTATAGAGGATCACTATCTGTAGTTCATTACAATTCTGCTTATCAgggtgagttcccctatttgttgctccacttatgggtgcgTTTGATAATTAGCCCTCTGTTTAGGTGTTACCCTGTTGGGAaattctatgagtgatagccgtgTCTATCATCTGTTTCTAGTTCTTGTTGAGAGTTATGAGACTATTAGTAAATTCCTGTTGTCCTTTTCGGTAGGCTTAATATAATTTATGAGTATTTTTGGCTACGAGCTGTGATGTTTATGCTCCACTAGTGTGGGAGCCACCACTTGTTGTAATGTGACAGAATTGATCTAGTGAGAGTTTCTAGCTGGTTTGATGTGTaccctacttgtgattcagagttgagggcggACCCTTCtgatttcatgtgatttgatgtgTTGAAACCGGGTTGTGTACCGCGCTAAAAGTTATATCAGTATGAGATCCTTCTgatttgtttatatgctttggttattttctttttatattgtTTTGTAGGTTAGTACTGGTAGAAAATTGTGCTTGTtaggcttgtttgatagttccctTATGTAATTCTCTTTCAatattcagtcatttttgttttgtgcttcttgagttttagatTGCGaggtgtgtgcccggtggtgttagttcTGACTTGTTGATTCATGTGTTAGTCATGAGGTTTTCATGGTTCTTGTATCATcgtcagtgttgtggaggtttggaACGGGTTCCTGTTGAATATGAGGCTTATGGCCGTTGCAGGATTTGATTTCGGGCATGCATTATGATCAAAAATGATACTGTGGGCCTATGTATGATTTTTCACGTTGTGTGGTAGTATTATATGGGTGTTGGCATGATTTGATGTAGCTGGTTAGACTGATACCGGATATGGATTTAGAATAGGGATTTTGGAATTGAATTGAAGGTGAGAATTCTTgctctaaggcttattggtaTTGCTACGAAGACTAAATTTCAGCTGAGATGGTGTCGTCAAGTTTATggggattggggtgacgtggaaTAACCCCTAGGTGTATGTTGGAAGTGTTCCTTCAATGATTTGAGGACTTCTAGGCGAATCTTGGCACGTTttaggacaaacgtatgttttaagagggggaggatgtaacgacccggccagtcgttatGAGAATTTAAGATCGGTTCAGTGGAATAAGGTCTTGaacaacttcatattatgtgtatcgacttgcgttCATGATTGAATTCAGTTATCGGGAGATTCGAAGTCGAATTGGAAGGAGGATTATAGTTTTGGAAACTTAAGTGGTGAGAATTTGATCgcaattggacttttgagtaaacggctccAAAATGGGTGTTGGGTAATCTCaacagcttcatatggtgatCTTAGACTTAGGCACACGTCCGGATTCTGATTTGGAGGTCTATAAGGCAATTGGAGGCGTttcggcaaaagttggaaaagtcaaagtTTGGAAAAGGGAGGAGTTTGACCCATAGTTTACTTTTGTGATATTGGGGTCCGAATGTGATTCAGAGAGTTGGAGCAACTTTGTTATGTCACTTTGGACTAGTGTGCataatttggcgtcattccgggtcgatttgataggtttcggcgcgagttttggaagttggaagatttgaaagttctgaagtttgattcatggtgGGATTCGTCGTctcggcattgtttgatgtcaTTTCAGACCCCGATcaagtccgtgttaggttatatgacttgtttgtgtatTTAGATGGTGTtctggggcctcgggtgtgttctgGGTGGGCTATGagccatttttcccatttttggAACTGTTGTTTCCTCCTTCTGATGTTCTCCATCACGATCATGAATAGgatttcgcgttcgcgatgtgttGTTGTTGACTAGCtcgaaatccttcttcgcaatcgcgtTTAACGCTTTGCATTCACGAAGCCCTACATTTTTCCTCTTATCATTCGTGACCACATTGTCGCTTTCACGATGAGCAACCTGggcatccttcatttttcctcttCCCGAACGCGTTTCTTCCTCCGCATTCATGATGCACAAATGCCTAGGCACATAGAATATTGTAACGCCCCAAACCTGgagaggcgtggctggcacccggtgccgtacaggcccgagcgaaccactgtgtaactcattttttttcttctgtaactatcatgggacgacatggccacaactcataatgtataactataagtgggcaacagTGTATCATTGAACCATGTTTcttaaaatattaatacatatggCCGTTAATGCCTCTAACATACTATACATAATAAAtatgtgtctacaaagcctctaagattatttgacatagaatgggacagggtaccggcctacccatataTCTGTTgtaaaactctgacacgatgacttatagatTCGCCTGCCCCCCAAATGTGGTGGAAtcttaccgatcctttgctgaatgccaatctcgtctactatgagggatcatcaaactgattatctatacttagaggcatgaatgcagcatccccaaccaaaggacgtcagtacgaataatgtactgagtatgtaagtcatgtaaatcagtatataaattacatggaagaaacatggagtaaaggactcaacctgtaagttagAATAACTCTTTGAATCATTTaatacttataatgtcatgcatatgcatatgaatgtcatgtcgtgcataggcacatatgttcataatatcatcaagcctctaggcatcccatcatatcatttcggccactgtgggcaaatcatcaacgtataccagctgatcaggtggtagtgcatatataacgccgtaaacttttttcatatc includes the following:
- the LOC142162930 gene encoding uncharacterized protein LOC142162930; the encoded protein is MDGMGKRLQQLEKSQSSQQHDYKNAELSRSEDSKLPELEGDVGKLQKTHNIVGLYTAAGTSKQVNKKPHTNVNLNNIFDKPITPKRPKETIVTTPQTSTYANNLHQNKKIYNHITQTYIENIYKIQTFLNLNPRATNTTDPTQDYITQKLQGYNRLIAQPKTRANFVKTCYNYGLLSTVYTYDGEEISGIPGLYKAFITFKRITKGNLFFIKFYTAPAEILYDEIKSIIQVVKIGLTRDMIIPEEIEQQPEIPKIEIPGFYANKRIIGIETIIQELANNYLQENAIWSYYSRDQLVDKINSSVGQDPDAKKHNWRP